The proteins below come from a single Miscanthus floridulus cultivar M001 chromosome 1, ASM1932011v1, whole genome shotgun sequence genomic window:
- the LOC136472965 gene encoding nuclear transcription factor Y subunit A-10-like, translating into MMSFKGHEGFGQVAAAATTGAGSQAVSHGAAPAGAAPLPWWAGPQLLFGEPAPLSTEETRRDAQFQVVPGAQGTPDPAPAPPKRGTPEVLKFSVFQGNLESGGKGEKKPKNSTTIALQSPFPEYNGRFEIGLGQSMMAPSNYSCADQCYGMLTTYGMRSMSGGRMLLPLNAPADAPIYVNPKQYEGILRRRRARAKAESENRLAKGRKPYLHESRHRHAMRRVRGSCGRFLNTKKEGGHGTDVAANGGSKMAAAAPSRLAMPPSSEPPRPPGLSNISNPRCHSQSSVSSLSGSDVSNIYGGLEQPPRAPPFFTALPPIMDGDHGGATRISSFKWAASDGCCELLKA; encoded by the exons atgaTGAGCTTCAAGGGCCACGAGGGGTTTGGTcaggtggccgccgccgccaccacaggTGCCGGGAGCCAGGCGGTCTCCCATGGCGCTGCGCCTGCTGGAGCAGCCCCACTTCCGTGGTGGGCGGGGCCCCAGCTGCTGTTCGGCGAGCCGGCGCCCCTGTCGACCGAGGAGACGCGCCGGGACGCCCAGTTCCAGGTCGTGCCGGGGGCTCAGGGCACGCCGGATCCAGCTCCAGCGCCGCCCAAGAGAGGGACACCTGAGGTCCTCAAATTCTCTGTCTTCCAAG GGAATTTGGAGTCGGGTGGTAAAGGAGAGAAAAAACCAAAGAATTCTACCACGATTGCTCTGCAGTCACCATTCCCAGAATACAATGGTCGTTTCGAGATCGGTCTTGGTCAATCTATG ATGGCCCCTTCCAATTATTCTTGTGCTGACCAGTGCTATGGCATGCTTACGACTTATGGAATGAGATCGATG TCTGGTGGGAGAATGCTGTTGCCACTAAATGCGCCTGCTGATGCACCCATCTATGTGAACCCGAAGCAGTACGAAGGCATCCTCCGTCGTCGCCGTGCTCGCGCTAAGGCGGAGAGCGAGAACAGGCTCGCCAAAGGCAGAAAG CCCTATCTCCATGAGTCGCGCCACCGCCATGCGATGCGTCGGGTGAGAGGCTCCTGCGGGCGCTTCCTCAACACGAAGAAAGAAGGAGGGCATGGCACGGACGTTGCTGCGAACGGGGGCAGCAAGATGGCAGCAGCGGCACCATCACGCCTCGCTATGCCCCCTAGCTCCGAGCCTCCACGGCCACCAGGGCTCAGCAACATTAGCAACCCGCGCTGCCACTCCCAGAGTAGCGTGTCCAGTTTGTCTGGCTCCGATGTGTCAAACATCTACGGAGGTTTGGAGCAGCCCCCTCGAGCGCCGCCCTTCTTCACCGCGCTGCCACCCATCATGGACGGCGACCATGGCGGCGCCACCCGCATCTCTTCCTTCAAGTGGGCAGCCAGCGACGGCTGCTGCGAGCTCCTCAAGGCATGA
- the LOC136474542 gene encoding dynein axonemal assembly factor 3 homolog has protein sequence MGAAASSSPPPSLETAAAAASGPHPPPPEAAATPAKEDHQHSAAGVVADDAAAAPAGGGIAEDAAETVVIDASAEAGGAGEGEEEEQGECGFCLFMKGGGCKDEFVAWEKCVEEAEAACASVDVVERCQDVTAALRKCMDAHAGYYEPILRAERAMAADLEAFQAEEAASASTASASEEGQKEAAAEAAEPPSDEGQNKQVSEAAVSGESRDPAA, from the coding sequence ATGGGAGCCGCCGCTTCTTCTTCTCCCCCGCCTTCTCTAgagacagccgccgccgccgcctccggtcctcatcctcctcccccGGAGGCCGCAGCTACACCAGCCAAAGAAGATCACCAGCACTCCGCCGCCGGCGTCGTCGCGGACGATGCGGCGGCGGCTCCTGCTGGTGGAGGCATCGCGGAAGATGCCGCGGAGACGGTGGTCATCGATGCCTCCGCGGAGGCCGGCGGAgcaggggagggggaggaggaggagcaagggGAGTGCGGGTTCTGCCTCTTCATGAAGGGCGGCGGCTGCAAGGACGAGTTCGTCGCGTGGGAGAAGTGCGTGGAGGAGGCGGAGGCCGCCTGTGCCAGCGTCGACGTCGTGGAGCGGTGCCAAGACGTCACGGCCGCACTGCGGAAGTGCATGGACGCGCACGCTGGCTACTACGAGCCTATCCTCCGGGCCGAGCGCGCCATGGCTGCGGACCTCGAGGCCTTTCAGGCTGAAGAAGCTGCCTCCGCCTCCACAGCGTCGGCGTCCGAGGAAGGCCAGAAGGAGGCAGCGGCCGAGGCAGCGGAGCCGCCGTCAGACGAAGGCCAGAATAAGCAGGTGTCTGAGGCGGCAGTTTCGGGGGAGAGCAGAGATCCTGCAGCCTGA